The following DNA comes from Acidobacteriota bacterium.
GAGGGATTCGGCAGCGCCATAGCGGTGGCCGATCCCGGTCATCCCTGGCGCCGGGTCAAGGCATTGCAGTACGACCTGGTAGTCAACGGCTGGGAGATCGGCTCGGGAGGCCAGCGCATCAACCGACGCGAACTCCAGGAAAAGGTCCTTGAGATACTGGGCATAGACCGTCAGCGGGCCGAGCGAATGTTCGGCTTTCTCCTGCGAGCCTTGCAGTACGGTGCCCCGCCGCATGCCGGTATTGCGCTGGGTCTTGACCGGCTGGTCTGCCTGATGGCCGGCACCGCCAATATTCGTGACGTCATTGCCTTTCCCAAGACGACCAACGCCACTTCGCTGATGGATAATTGCCCCGCCCCCATTGACCCGGAGCAACTTCAGGAGCTCGGTCTGATCGTCAAGGGGGGCGATGCGGCGGGGATCGGTGAGCGGTGAGTCCCGACGTAGAAAAGAGAAAGAGCGCTACTTTCAGCATTGAAGGAATCGATCCGCGGCTGCTGTTCGGCCAGAGCGCGAGCCTCCTGAGGCTGATCGAATCGAACTTCCTGGCCCGGATCGTGGCCCGGGGCGACGTCATTCAGATTGACGGAGAGCCTGGCGAGGTCGAGCAGATTCTCCGCGTGTTCAGTGACCTGACCACGCGGATCAAACAGGGGGACATCATCACCGCGCAGTACGTGAACTATGCGATCACCATGGTCCGTGAGAGCGGCGCCGGCCCGGCCGAGCAAATCTCCACCGAGGCGCTGCTGACCAACTCTCTCAGGAAGGTGATCCGGCCGAAGACCGTGGGACAGAGCCGGTACGTGGAGGCAGTCGACAAGAACGACATCGTCTTTGCCATCGGGCCGGCCGGGACCGGCAAGACGTACCTCGCGGTGGCGGTGGCGGTGGCGGAATTGAAGGCCAAGCGCGTCAATCGCATCGTCTTCACGCGTCCGGCCGTGGAAGCAGGCGAATCGCTCGGCTTCCTTCCGGGCGACATCCGGGCCAAGGTCGATCCG
Coding sequences within:
- a CDS encoding PhoH family protein; protein product: MSPDVEKRKSATFSIEGIDPRLLFGQSASLLRLIESNFLARIVARGDVIQIDGEPGEVEQILRVFSDLTTRIKQGDIITAQYVNYAITMVRESGAGPAEQISTEALLTNSLRKVIRPKTVGQSRYVEAVDKNDIVFAIGPAGTGKTYLAVAVAVAELKAKRVNRIVFTRPAVEAGESLGFLPGDIRAKVDPYLRPIYDALYDMLQPDKIRKLLEMGVVEIAPLAFMRGRTLNEAFVVLDEAQNTTSAQMKMFLTRIGEGSKAVITGDITQIDLNDRQASGLVKVQKILKKIPGIEFIYLSEKDVIRHHLVQNIIRAYEKYENHKSRK